CCAGCGCCTCGGCTCTAACCACAAGCACACACTGCCTCCTACCATCTGTCCCATCCTGACCTGCGTTTGACCCTTGACCTCTGTGGGCCTACAGCACTACAGCAGAGCTGTCCTTGCAGTAGCTCGGGGTGACCAGGACGGCTCGTTCCTGTCAACAGCACCAGCGGTTTCACAAAAACTGAGACTTGGCCACCGCTGTGTCTCTTGGAACCCTTTCCCTCTTGACTTTTGGACAGGTAACCACACCCCCTCTTACTGTAAATGACGGcactaatttcattttttcactgCAGGTTGTTTCCTTATGAGACATATACAAAAATCTAGCACTCTAGGCTGGATAAGTCTTTGcctataattaatttaaattgttcAACACACCTATTACTGGATGTGggaaatgtatttcaaaatgaaataaaaatcctTAGTCACATGGAAGATATGCAGGCATTGATCAGTTTATGGTTGTGTAAAGCGCAGAACCATTGCCCTAATGGGTGGCTAgttttagggttagggtcatGATTGGTTTGAGAAGGTAGAGTTTGGTTTGGAGTATTAATTAGCCGTGTTTCATTTGGCGACGAGTCCCATCTAGAGTCCCTTTCAAGGAAAAGCACCTTTGCAAAGTACTGTGCATTAAAACCAATTTCGGGGAGCTGCAGTGACGGGGAATGGGGTGTACTTGTCCAGGGGTGTGCGAGCGAGGCTTGCTCGTGTTGTGACGGGACATGCCGTGTGCTTCCAGACCCCCGGGATGAGCCGAGCCCTAGCCTCTCCTCGCGCTCGCTCACCGTCTGCTCCAACCACAGCAGCGTGGAGGATCTCCTGCAGCGCGTGGGCCAGCGTGCCCAGGACATGCTACGTGCCCGCGCCTACCTGCACTGGTACCAGCGGTACGGCTGCGAGCCGCACGACTTCCTGCAGGCGCTGGACACCCTGAGCGCCGTCACGCAGGAGTACAGCGCTGGAGGGGAGCAAGGCGGGGAAGCGGACGCAGAGTGGCGGGGCTAGGTTGTGAACGGGATGAAAATGACTCTTTTTCCATGACTTTACAGACCGATTTTAACAAGCTcggcgtttttttttctccttctctgAATCGGAGTGTGCTGTGAAATCTTCGCTTCTAGGACGAGATTTTGTACAAAATAACCCAGTgcctaaaagaaaaaatacttttccaagcgcatttttttttcaggatgaGTTCTCTCCTGCTGTATCTTCGTCTTTTCACGAGCTCCCTCTTCTCTTCCCGTAAGTGACTCCTTTCTGTCCGGTTGCCCTCCTCGTGTTCTCCGCTTCTTTCTCCCGATCCATTTGTATAATGCAAGATGTATGGTTAGGGAACGTTCTTCATTAAAAGCCTGAATCAAACAACATCACGAGCTCTTTCTTGAAACTTAATATTGGAGGGTGTTGTTGTTTCTGATCTGTCCCCAAGACCGTCCTGGAGTCGAACGAGTATCAACAAGTGAAGGAGGGTGCTGAATGATGCGGTTTAAGGTGGCAGACGAAGAAGGACGGGGTCTTCTGGGTGCTGTGCTCGGCTTGGGAACGGTATCGGAGTTCGGAAGGATTAATGAGCGGCAAGACAGTGCAAGAATTTGTAGAGTACTCTGTAGTATAATAGGAAATGTGGGATACAGGAAGCCAAAGAAAACTGGATACAATAGTACTTAGTACATGTAGAATTCTAGCTGCGTAATTTTTAACTGTAGCACTTGGGCATCAAAGCATAAATCTAGATCAAAACAACTGTTTTCAATGAGTTGCTGAAAGGCGGGCTACAAATTCCCAAAGGTGTTTTATATAGCTTATGATGCTTAAAATTGTCCATGACCTAATGCACATAGCATCTGTGTTGTTTATATTAAACTGAGAATATAGATAATTTGGTTTTTATATGCGAGACAAATCGTGTTGCTGGTGCCCTTGTGTAAGCATTAACACTGCTTTAGGAACTGCCTTGGGTTTACAGACAAAATGCATTTACAGATCGTCATCATCTGCATTAATTCCCCAAAAGCTAACATGGATATCCAAAAAAGAACCCTGTGGTACTCCAGAGCTGAGCTTTGCACAATTGGGACAAATTCAGATATTGTGGCAGTGAGATAAAAACAGAAGTTAATAGAAACGTTAACAGAATATCATTATCAACGGTGTTGAAAGCTGTTGATTAAATCTTTAAAAGCAGAAGGGAGCAGGAACTCTCATCACATTGAGAACACCATGTAAGAAGGTGTCAGAGCTGCTTTGTTTGAAAGCTGCCTGAAATGTCATAACTCAGAAGCTCCTGGAACTATGAAGGAACCACAAACTTCAAAGGCAGGGTACAGTTAGAAGCATTTGGGAACAATGCATCCGTTTGGGAGATTTGAAGTACATTTGGAAGCATGCAGAAGCATGCGTGATGATATGGGAGAGCTTTTTAGAACACTGGAGTATTTTGGGAACATTACAAAGCATTACTTCTAGAACATTAGGAAGCAGATGAGATCATTTTCCAGCACTGGCAACTTTGGGGAATACTTCAGAACATTTGGCAGTGTTTtgcaagaggaagaggaaggttAAAAATAGGACAGTATGTGGGAAAACCACTGGGGAAACTGGCCTTTTtcaaaatatgcaaaaatatggttttaaaagTTGGGGAACAGTACCGAGAATAAGCAACAGATTTACAACATGAATGAGCAATTCAAGCTGAAGTGACTGGAGGGATGGAGAGGGGTCAAGAGAGCATGAAGCTGTCCTCACAGAGACAAGTGCACCAGCATGTTCTGAGAGTGTTAGGGGTACAAACAGAATGTAGAAACTGGAAGGAGATACCTTGGGGCATGAAGACTAGTAAATGTTGTGGTTTCTGTGGTATAAATGGCAGATGAAAATGGTAGAATTGTCTGTCCAAGTAGTATCCATAAAATCTTGATAAATAGCATCAGAGGAAATAAGATTAGAATTTAGTGTAGGATTTAGACTTCTTagtagtggaaaaaaaacagttttccttGAATATCCTTAATATCCTTCTTTCCTCCTCCAGCCCTCTCATCTCCCATCCATTTCTCCTATCTCCCCTTTcttttcccctctctctcctttcaGGTTAGCATCATTGACAAGACAGTATTGTATATGGCCTTTTAGAACAACTGGCACAGTGCAAACGGCGATGAAAAAAGGAGCACAGTACACTCTCGCTCTCCCTCCCCCGAATTGCTCTTTTCTATTTGTTGCCATTGGCCCCAGCTATACCCGATTTCCTAACTAGAAGCCCAGTTAGATACTGCTGGGACATCCCAGCCTTCTGTTTTTCTCCCCGTCTCTCCAACATTAAAGATTGCAGTAATTAGGTCTCTGGGTGTCGCAGCAAAAGAGACACACATCATCTCTCCATGTCTCCCTCCATACCTGTCTTCTGCATCTCTAACAGGAGGTGAGAGGCAGTGAGCTTTCCCCATTTCTGCTCTTTTTGAGTAGTTCTGTCAATTGCTAGCAGGGGACAGGCTTCAATTATAACTGGGTGTCATGgaaatttttgcatttaattacaaaaatgGTCTTCTTTTCttgcctttttaaaaagctcGCAAGCTGAATCTTATTTTGAAAGATAGATGCAGGCAGGCAGGAACGTGACATCATGTTGTAAGCGTATTCTGAGCCCTTTCAACTGTGGCATGAGCCCATAGTCAACATGTATGGTAAAGGCAATGCTGTCTAATACTCCATTTAAACATACTTATAGCCTACCATCCAGTGCATACAAATCTGATCCATAATCTGCCCTAAACACTCATGTGCTTATCTCAGCTCCCTGCAAGACCCTGTAACTGCCAGAACAATGTCTTCTGATAGGGAAGGGTCTATCAGCCACCAGCAGAGATGgggttttatatatttatacgccagcagccatatcaccctgcaactcacaactggcagcccactgatgctcagcaggtgtgagcctggtcagtacctggatgggagacctcctgggaaaaactaaggttgctgctggaagaggtgttagtggggccagcagggggcgctcacctgcatgtgggtcttaatgccccagtatagtgatggggacactatactgtaaacaggcgccgtccttcggatgagatgtaaaaccgagggcATCTCTCGAAAagataggggtgtaaccccggcatcctggccaaatttcccatttgaccttaccaatcatggtctcctaataatccccatctatgaattggcttcattactctgctgtcatccccactgatagctgatgtgtggtgagcgttctggcgcactatgattgctgtcacatcatccaggtggggctgcacattggtggtggtggaggggagtcccctttacctgtaaagtgctttgagtggagtgtccagaaaagcgctatataagtgtaagcaattattattattattattattattattattattattatatactggTGGTGCTTGTAACAGTGGAGACTGCTGAGATATCTCTGGGAAGTATAAACCAATTTACACTCGCGTATCCTAGCAGGCATGTTACGTGAGAAAGGGCATCTTGTGTACTTTTAAAGAAGTCAAGGCAACATTTCTACAGATAATGCTTATATCAAGCAGTTTTGCAATAAACCCGTCTGCTGTGTGGACAGTGCAGTATTAAATATCCAAATTCACTCAAATATGTAAATAACCAATACAAACATAGCACTCAAATTGGCCATGTTCTGGACCTGTAATCCGTGGCTTTAAATGAGCAGGTGTCTAGGGTTTATTGGAGCTCTGATAGGGCTGCAGGCACATACAATAGCAAGTTGATTGCCTGTGAGCACAGAGAGCTGAGAAGCCACAGAAAGTAAGTAGGAGATTTGCAATAGTACAAACAAATAGGGAATAAGGTACTGAGGTCTGTAAATATGTATAATTGAAGTACGATATATGAATTATCTGGCTTTCTAATTTATGTAAGATACTACAGATAAAATTGCTTCTAAATGTGTACGATCTTTACCAAATTCCCTGTTTTCTGTATTGCAGGTGACGATCCAAATGTTAAAAAGGTGTTAGTAAATACAGGAGGAGCACTTAGAATAAAACTccagattaaattaatttaggttttgaaaataaatctgttttccTGCAAACATACATTTCTGCTGTAAATTGAAAAATGCTATAATCAGACTCGGGCCTGAAAATTGTTGTCTATTATTACAAAGTTTGTGTGACTAAACGTGTGCACAGAACAGGTTTGGAAATGGAAACTTTAAAGGTGGGAAGTGGGATTTTTACATTTGGAATTAATTGCATGGATGTTGAAGATGACAAATGATAGACTACTGCGATACAGCTACTAAAAACGTAACTATTGCAACTGTTATTACTGCTGTTATGAGCACTGCTGCTTTTGCCAGTACCATTGTTTCTCATGCCAAGTGCTGATGCAGTGTTACTCACTGCTGCCAGTGTTGGTGTTAAACCATCAGGACGAAGCTGTGCATGCTCTGGGCTCTGCTGCTCCTGACCAGCCTGGTTCCCACTGAGACCTGTGAACGTCTTCCCAATGGTAAGCACATAACTAAAGCTGTCTCCAAACAATTGTATTTGTGATTGTGCAATTCCCTGCTTTTTGTTTCAGCTAAGTTtgtgttatgtactgtacaacacaacTCAATCTCTCCTAGAATACTCCTTCTCATACAGGCAACAATGCTGAGTAGTTGGGTCAGCTCATCAGCAGTTAACAGGGGAATCAGGGAGTTGCCGTGTCTCGTGGCTGACAGCTTTCCCGGTATTTCTCCAGCAGAGCAGAATGTTGCACTGTACGGCCGCCCAACCCAGTCCTCGGTGCTAGAGCTGGGGCAGGCCATTAATGCAGTGGACGGAAACACAGAGTCAGACTTCAACAGGGGCTCTTGCAGCAGCACGCACCTGCAGAACTCTCCCTGGTGGAGAGTGGACCTGCTCGCTGAGCACAACATCTCCCCTCTCCGCATCACAAACCAGGACGATGACTGCTGCCGCGGCTGGCTAGCGGGAGCGCAGGTCCTGGTGGGAAACCACCAAGACCATAACTGGAACCAATTGTGAGCATTACCACACTGACAGCGAACACACAGTGATTGTTTCCAAGTGATGGAATGAGTCTGTGATGACAGGGCGTGCGTCTGCAGTCCAGAGCTGCAATAACTGGAGTCTCCGCTGCCCGCCATCAGCACGCAGTATACCTCTCAGAGCGCAACATAGCCTTCTCTCTCTAGGACCACCAGCAACACTGCCCTTTCCTCAAGACTGCTCGTGCCATACTGTGGTTTTATCTGCACGCTACCACTCAGCCCTGAATGACAAGAAAAAGGATTACAGCCCTTTTTCTGTTCAACAGCAATAGCCTGCTCCACCTTTCTTCCTTAAGATAACAAGCTCTGAACACATCTCAACTTTATCTCCGGGCTGCAAATGGCAAGATGCCTGCAGAACAATGTGCCTGAGATGTGGATTAGGAGTGCACATTCAAACTGCagtcatacagtatgctgttatCCTTAGCAGACCCCAGTGATCTCTACGGGTCCTGAGTGTTTGTGATCTCTGTGCAGGTGTGGAGAGATCTCATCAGGGGGCCAGGTCGCTCGGGAGTTCTGCTGTCTGGGGATGATGGGCCGCTATGTTTCCGTGACGCATCACAACGTGAACAGGATTCTGAGCCTGTGCGAGGTGGAGGTGTTCAGGGTGCCAGTCAGAGATGAGAACTGCCCCTAGCAGTGAACCTCTCCCTCACGCTGGTCTTGAGCACCGAGAGAAGATGTGTGCATCAGTAGTGAAGGAAACTGGCAGCATTTTCTAAAAGGTGTTGTAGTCTGTTGCATTGCACTGTTTTGGCACAATCACATGTGCTGAGTTTTTATGTTGTAATAACATCAAATCAAAGGATTAAAGAGGTTGGACACTGGCATTACCCTGCCTCTGGAAAGTCTGTTATTTAACCTCTCATATTCTGCTGGGTTCCGAACTGTGGCAGAGAAAGAGAGCCCAGGGTGTGTGAACCAACAAGGAAAATATCGATTGGGAAGTTTAGTTGGCATGTgagctgcaaagaaacaggcAGAGGTTGATCTCTTCTAGTTTTtagctttttaaagaaaaagtcaGAAATGCAGCTGAAAATACCTTTTTGTATGACATTTTTGCTACTCACTTGTGTGTAGTGGAAATTTTACGAgcgatgtatttaaaataaaatgatggaatctttattttttttctgtagtggcACAGATGGTCACCTGGTGCACTGAGAATATGCTTAACAGTGAACACAAGAATACAAGAATATTCAAAACACATGCTGCTGTTCTGTCAACATTATCCTTCTAATATATAGATGGGATTATATCATGATATTATTAGCATAATGTAAACTAATAAATATTGAATGCCTGTGTCCTCGTGATTTCATCAATTATTCCCTTAACTGTAattgtgactttttttcttaatcttCATTATTCTCTTAAAACTATTGCTATGTTAGTTTCAACTAAATCATGAAGCAAGTGGAACTGTAGAAATTTGTGGGCAGAGACTATCTACAATACGTAAATGACGCTTAGGCTAGGTGaactacaaataaataaagacaacataattcaataatatacatttattgACTGATTTCTTCTACAGAAATAAATTCTGATTGGTTCATAGGCAAAGTGGATCCTTACCATTGCAACATTACCTAGAAATCTATTAGCTTAAGCTGTTGGACCTCCAGTGTGGAGCAGAAGCTGAGACTCTGCGTCAGTCACAGCTGTGGCCGAGGCAGGGTGACGTCAATGGGGTAGAAAGCAGTCAGCAAGGCTTCGGGAGGGCTGCGGAGCTTTGTCACAAGGACAAAGCTGAACTTCTCGGTTCTGGCTGCACTgaactcagttttggagtatTGGGGGCCATCAGAGGGCCGCACCAGGATCAAGTACCTAACAAAAGGTGgcaaaagagagaaagagaatgAGTCCTCTTTCAACAAGATGTTGGGTAATGTTATTCAAGTCGAATCATTTTACTATGTGGTCTGTAAAATCTGAATGATTGTATTGAGTACAGTACACAACAATGAGACGGTCACCATGCTTTTTCTCATGCTTGGTTGGTATAATACAAAATAGGGTACTAAAAACATCTATAAATATAGGTTAAAAAAACGAAATATGCTCCGTTTGCCCCTAGTCCTGCTTTGATATTGAGATACACCATTATATGATGCCCCACTGCCTGTTTCGTAAAGCGTCACATGGGTGTGAGAGTTTAACAGTCTAAGTATCAGATTGAGTCTTTGTGCTGCCTGTTGTGGTCAGAAAGGAAGTGGGACTCCTGCAAATGCAAGATAATATAAGTCTGAGGTAAGAAAAGAGCATCATAATGAAACCTTGACAATCAAGCACGGTTGATGATTTTTGCACAACATTTCCTCAAATAGAAATCAACTGTTATCATGCCACAGACTTGACGGTAACATTGGGCTAAACGGGCTGTGAATACATATAAGGGTACAACATCTATGAAGATGTTTTCATTATCATTTGACTTCATCagtgcaaaacatttttgtgatctccccccccaccccccacccgaTGTGTCAGAAAATTGGACACCATCCAATGcccctgattttttaaaaagaattaaatTCCTTTCTGGACTGTAGCCTTCAAAGGCTGGAGATCACGACTCTGAAGTTTATAGTCAATCACACATTACTGTAAGTCTATGCCATGTTGCATCTTAGCAGCATAAGGAAACAGAGAGCTTTTCAGAAGAAAACTCAACAAGTTATTCTGCACTGTACCTCTCATTCTGCAGCAGCTTTTTGTTCATAAGCTGATCCATCAATCCAGCCTGTATCTGATTCATCTGATTCTTCACtgactcagacacatctgcctCCATCATGTTGATCACCAAGGGTTTACCAAACCTGGAGTAGGAGTAGGACATTGATTAGCCACTGCAGTTCTCTCCACAAAGAAAAGTCTTTGGCCCACCAGAATCTAGAGTCTTTCCCACCCCATAGTGTGTTAGTTTCTGTATCTAGGTATCCCTCTTCCTCTTGCTTTACAGCTACATTCTCCCTCAATTTTCTCACCAATATCACCTCCTGCCCTATGTTCTCTCCTcccttttctctgtctcttcTCCCACCTCACTCTGTTCCCCTCTGCTACTCATCCCTGTCTCTCAATCTCCTCTGCCTTCATCtacattttccctttttttctttccctctgtcctctctcctcctACTCCTTACCCTTCTCCCCTGTCTCTCACCTGATGGCACCCAGCAGTGCCACTCGCAATACCTCAGGCTGCATGTGTTCTGGATTCAGAGCATCCAGGTAGTTTGTGTCTCGGTAGCGTAGGAAGGTGGCTGCCTGTCCTGAAGGATCTATGAGCAGAGGCCAGCTGGAACCAAGGACAAATTTGTGGACTTAAACTGTCTCTATGCAAATAGATGCCATAAATCCAGTTGAAGTCAAAAGCATTCAACTTCCTCCAAGCTCtcaacaacaaggctgggtAGGCTGCTCCACACtaccacaactctttgtgtacagaagttcctcctgttctcagtattCATGACAACTGGTTTTTAGTCCTCATTTAGCTATCTTTGATTAGAATCTTCAAAAACATGATCACAACAACACAAGCAACCAGTATGAAGTGTTGTAGCAGCTAATTCATCACATTAACCTTTTTGTTGGGATCAGCATTGTGCGTTGACCACTGCAGGAGTTTGTGGGACAGTTTGGTAGGGATGTGTACAGGATAAAATAGCAACACAATCAAAACCTTTATACTAAGCCTAAAGTGTTTTAGTACAAAATGTTCTGTCTTATGTTTGTTGCCACCACTAGATGGTAGTCCTGTTTCACCATCCTGGTGGTATCCAATGttcatgaacatactgtacattagtttATATTGTGAACAATTTCTTAATCTAAAATGTGTTCACATGTAGCATGAATTCACTTTAGTTTTTAAGTAAATCCTTcatgttattaatttttttttaaacagagaacAAAACGTAGGAAGCTATGACCTATAATTTTGCACCATTCCTAGACACAGGAGATTGTCTCAGAAAGGACAATCAGACAATTAAATTTATAATGAGCAATCACCTGATCAATTTAATAGCATGTGTGTCCCTCATCTTTggtgaaattcattttaaaacattatccaGAGTTGAATTACCATTACTGAATTATCCATAAATGGCAGTTGTTACATTTCTCCCCACATTGAAATAGGAAATCTTTTCCTCTATAATAGTCAAGGAATGTCGCTGGGAGGCAGGTTTATGATAGAATAAAACAATTATATTGTGAAATATGTTTGCTTATTCTGTTGTGCTTTAATGTCACCCAGCTTAACTTCTATTAAATAATATAGTAACATACAAAATGAGGTTAATAATATCCAAATCAAACAAATGACACTGATGTTggctaattattttaaatgactcTAAGGTTAATGAAAcaggttttaaaataagaattgtCTAAATTCCGGGTCCTGCTGCATTAGGTATAAGGTCTCCTGCGACCTATGACCCCTCACCGGCCATCTTGCTGGATCCTTCCCCCAACGTCTTTGAGCAGAACATCATCCAGCTCACGCACCAGACAGTGCACCGCACCGCGCTCTGCGACCGCACCTGAGGGTCAGATTTTGGGGGTCACTGCACAGGGTCACTCGTGCACCTCAACAGTGCGCTCGCAGAATCACTCACCGAGGGAGACATGACAGATCGTGAAACTGCTGCACCGCTCAGGTGCTACACGAAAGGCAGTCACGTGTTTTGGAAAAGTGGCAGATGTACTGGACCCTGTGTACTGGGAAAAACCTGAAAGGACATTTGAAATAATCTATGTGCCCTAACGGTGTTTTCAATCAGTTAGTGAGGAGCTTGCGTCAAATGAGAACGTGATGAAATGAAAATTGCAGCCTTGCAGTACTGGGGTTATGTCACCCTGATCTACAGTGCTCTCTGATCTGATTTCTTGAGCCTCCCAATGCCTGGACAGTCGCTTTCTGTATCTCGTGGCAGTCTGGGTAGCCCCACCTTCCCCTGCCTGCTCCCTCAGCTCCAGCCGCGCCAGGGAGAGCTGTTCCTCGGCTCGCTGGGCCTCCTCTCGCAccctctccagctgctgctcGGCCTCGCCGATCGCCTGCTCccacagagaaagagagaggcgTGGAAAGGGACAAAAGACAAGGCGCAGAAATGTCGTGGGGAAGTAGGCTTTGGTTGCACACAGCataaggggggaaaaaagtttgaaaaaaaagaacaccagTGCTGGATGGATGGCTTTTAGTTTGCTTCTGCTACCGTTAGGTGATTTCGCAGGcatccaggaaaaaaaacagctgggaaGGGGTAAGGCTGCAATGTGTAACAGAGACGTGCAAAACTATCTGGTTTTCTCATGTGTTCATTTTCCCTCAATCAATTCCTAAAGTAAAGCTATCACAGATCCTTAAAAATGAGGAGCTGTTCTACAGTTACCACAGGTAACTGAATCAGATTGGCGTTACAGAGATTAAGCAGTACAGTGATGACTTGCTGTAATCCTGGGCAATGTTATGGCTGCAGCTGGTCTTAATTAACCCCTCATTATCTAATTTCCCTTAGACACCCcttccttcactatttaaaccctcagcTCATCCGGTAACATCGCTTGGTATTAGGATCTCTTCTGCCCTATGAGCTCACCTCGTCCTTTCCTCCTTAGTACCAGCTCTTCCTCGTCTGGAAGCCCTAAAACATCCACACCTTTCTTTTGGTGTTTGGATTTCTCGCTCTTGCCTCGCCCTTATCGGATTTATTTGCCTCTCTTCTTGTGTACTACCCGGACTTGACCCAGCCTGGAATAACCGACCACCCGACCTCTTCGCCTGCCTTGGATACCTCAGCTACCGGACCTCGCCTGGAGACCCGCACAGGGTTCGTAATTTACATAGTTCCTCACGGGCAGTAGCAATTCCACGCCACCTCTGACATACTGAACACTGTTGGCAGAGCCAACGCCCTCACCGGCAGTGTCAGCTGGGCTCGGTCCAGACCCTTCCTCTCGCACTTGTCATGCTCGGAGATCCTCTTGTTCAGCTCACAGTAAGCCTTCTGCAGCTGCACACAGCAGGAACACAACGAGAAAGGTGATTGCAGGAGACTCAGCGCATTGCCTAATCCCAGTACCTGCACAAACTAAAACATATGGTGCTAAAATGTGTTAGACTTTTGAATTCTGCATTGGACATTTTATAGGTCTGCTTTAGACCAGGAACATGCTGGCTTCTGTTTATATCTGACAATAGGGTTCATATACATGAAAGAAATACTTTCACATGCCTCACTGACAGTGCTGggtaaaatacttttaaaaagcgATGCATTACAGTTACAAGCTGCTTGTCtaactttaaaataatgacTTGTGTGAAATGAAGCAAATGCAGTACTATTCAGCACTAAAAGTAAATATTAGCATGCATCTTTTTGTTTGCTTCCTTAAAAAGTCATTAAAACGTTGTTATCAATGTATCTATCTTAACACAAGCTAAGTGCAAGAtaagtacattttaaagaatgaaTGAAACGAAGGACAATAAAcatattcaattattttctgatgAATACCTGAGGCTTTAGGAAATAAACAGTCAtgcttcaatttattttcaattaattaatttttttcttcaattaaTGTATCTTCCTCATATCTATCCTTTATACAtaatcatttattattatataagcGTTCCATATACACTTCAAGAAGATCAACAAACATCTCCACATCCCTTGGGCAACCTACACCAAGGCTTATATACACAAATAAACCCACTAATTAGACCGCTGTGAGGATGTGcattataatttaatatactaATTGCCTATTTGAGGTCTCTGAAGCCCTGTTTAGTGGTTTCTAGCAGAGACAACAATCCTTCAATGGGTCAACCTGCTGCAGAATATTGTGTAAAAGCAttataaaagaaatgttttttccccaagtATCATAGATGTTCTAAAAATGTTATGGTATACATTACTTGTGTCTgcattgtgtttaaaaaaagcttaacaTTTCTGTAAGATTTTATATATTACCATACAGGGATAATCAGAGTTTTCCTGAACTCATTATTAATTAGGCAAATCTTATAGGAGGAATGTATGTTGGTTTAACGACACTTAAGCTGCTTATTTTATCTGTTATGAGATTTTTAACTTCCAACTAACACAGCAGAACACAGCTGGTCCTGAAAGGCATTaacatacaaaatataaaacatgttCCTAAAGTCTCCTGTTCACCTGCAGCTCTCACCTCTTTCTGACACCTCTCATGCTCTTTCTCTAGCTGCTGAACCTCAGATTTCAGCCTGTAGGGGGAAACAACATGTGTCTATGGTTTAGCTGTCTGTGACTACGACTACCTTCGACTTTATAAAACAGAGAAACGAGAAATCCTAAATTCCATCTTTCGGATGTCTGTGATTGAAAAGTTGAAACAATTGAAACTCTCATCTGCCACAAATTTTAA
This is a stretch of genomic DNA from Lepisosteus oculatus isolate fLepOcu1 chromosome 10, fLepOcu1.hap2, whole genome shotgun sequence. It encodes these proteins:
- the LOC102691625 gene encoding fucolectin-like, whose amino-acid sequence is MLWALLLLTSLVPTETCERLPNAEQNVALYGRPTQSSVLELGQAINAVDGNTESDFNRGSCSSTHLQNSPWWRVDLLAEHNISPLRITNQDDDCCRGWLAGAQVLVGNHQDHNWNQLCGEISSGGQVAREFCCLGMMGRYVSVTHHNVNRILSLCEVEVFRVPVRDENCP